The following proteins come from a genomic window of Miscanthus floridulus cultivar M001 chromosome 2, ASM1932011v1, whole genome shotgun sequence:
- the LOC136540214 gene encoding mitochondrial phosphate carrier protein 3, mitochondrial-like — protein MHTPLFYATCALGGVLSTGLTHLAVTPLDLVKCNMQVDPGKYRDIPSAFGLMFHEQGPRGFFKGWMATLVGYSCQGACKFGFYEFFKKCYSDIAGPENAERLRTLIYLAASASAEVIADVALCPMEAVKIRVQTQPGFARCLIDGLPKIVQSEGAFGLYKGLLPLWGRQVPYTMMKFACFETIVEMVYKHAVPKPKDQCSKPLQLAVSFAGGYIAGVFCAAISHPADNFVSFLNNAHGATVADAVRTLGMWGLFMRGLPLRIIMVGTLTGAQWAAYDAFKVFVGLPTSGGVVRSCAAASSLRQEGHGKQN, from the exons ATGCACACGCCGCTGTTCTACGCTACCTGCGCCCTCGGTGGCGTCCTCAGCACCGGCCTCACCCACCTCGCTGTAACGCCTCTCGACCTCGTCAAGTGCAACATGCAG GTGGATCCTGGCAAGTACAGGGACATTCCATCTGCCTTTGGTCTCATGTTCCATGAGCAAGGCCCCCGTGGCTTCTTCAAGGGCTGGATGGCCACACTGGTTGGGTACAGCTGCCAGGGGGCCTGCAAGTTTGGGTTCTACGAGTTCTTCAAGAAGTGCTACTCTGACATTGCTGGTCCCGAGAATGCTGAAAGGTTGAGGACTTTGATCTACCTTGCAGCTTCGGCGTCTGCTGAGGTGATTGCAGATGTAGCTCTCTGCCCCATGGAGGCTGTCAAGATTCGAGTCCAGACACAGCCGGGATTTGCTCGCTGCCTGATCGACGGGCTTCCGAAGATTGTCCAATCTGAAGGTGCCTTTGG GCTTTACAAAGGACTGCTTCCTCTTTGGGGCCGCCAAGTTCCCT ACACTATGATGAAATTTGCTTGCTTTGAAACCATTGTTGAGATGGTCTACAAGCATGCAGTACCAAAACCGAAAGACCAATGCAGTAAGCCACTACAACTAGCAGTGAGCTTTGCAGGGGGATATATTGCTGGAGTATTCTGTGCGGCTATATCTCATCCTGCAGACAATTTCGTATCTTTCCTGAACAATGCACATGGAGCCACCGTGGCCGAT GCTGTAAGAACTCTTGGAATGTGGGGTCTTTTCATGCGCGGCCTTCCTCTTCGTATAATTATGGTTGGTACTCTCACAGGAGCGCAATGGGCAGCCTATGACGCGTTCAAAGTATTTGTTGGATT GCCAACATCTGGCGGAGTGGTTCGTAGCTGTGCTGCTGCCTCCTCTTTGCGCCAAGAGGGTCACGGAAAGCAGAACTGA
- the LOC136540212 gene encoding uncharacterized protein: MDREWGSKPGSGGAASAQNEAIDRRERLRRLALETIDLAKDPYFMRNHLGSYECKLCLTLHNNEGNYLAHTQGKRHQTNLAKRAAREAKDAPAQPQPNKRKLAPRKSVKIGRPGYKVTKQYDPETKQHSFLFEIGYPEIEDNCKPRHRFMSSYEQKVQSWDKRYQYLLFAAEPYEIIAFKIPSTEIDKSASKFFSYWDPDKKEYLLQLYFKPRPPEAHKPPPAPPGTLPNGNGVPGAPPRPPGQAPPPPPQVPPPPPPAPMGMPPRIPPPPIGGVQPPPPPPPVANGPRSMIPPPLNFTPGAPPPRPPMQGFPGQQQ, translated from the exons ATGGATCGCGAGTGGGGCTCCAagcccggcagcggcggcgccgccTCCGCCCAGAATGAGGCCATCGACCGGCGGGAGCGCCTCCGTCGCCTGGCGCTTGAGACCATCGACCTCGCCAAGGACCCCTATTTCATGCGCAACCACCTCGGCAG CTATGAGTGCAAGCTGTGCCTGACGCTGCACAACAACGAGGGGAACTACCTGGCCCACACGCAGGGGAAGCGGCACCAGACCAACCTCGCCAAGCGCGCCGCCCGCGAGGCCAAGGACGCGCCCGCGCAGCCCCAGCCTAACAAGCGCAAGCTTGCCCCCCGCAAGTCTG TTAAGATTGGCAGACCTGGGTATAAAGTAACCAAACAATATGATCCTGAGACGAAGCAACACTCGTTTCTCTTTGAG ATTGGTTACCCTGAAATCGAAGATAATTGCAAGCCAAGGCATCGTTTCATGTCATCATATGAACAG AAAGTCCAAAGTTGGGATAAGAGGTATCAATACCTACTTTTTGCAGCAGAGCCCTACGAAATCATTGCATTCAAG ATACCAAGTACAGAGATTGACAAATCAGCGAGCAAATTCTTCTCTTACTGGGATCCTGACAAGAAGGAATACCTG CTGCAACTGTACTTCAAGCCAAGACCGCCAGAAGCTCATAAACCACCACCAGCTCCTCCTGGGACTTTACCTAATGGGAATGGGGTTCCTGGTGCTCCACCAAGGCCACCGGGGCAAGCTCCCCCACCCCCGCCACAAGTTCCACCGCCCCCGCCTCCTGCACCTATGGGAATGCCCCCTAGGATTCCTCCACCACCTATTGGGGGTGTTCAACCTCCGCCGCCTCCACCACCAGTGGCAAATGGTCCGCGGTCAATGATTCCACCACCGCTTAACTTCACTCCCGGAGCACCCCCACCGCGCCCTCCAATGCAAGGCTTTCCTGGGCAACAGCAGTAG
- the LOC136540213 gene encoding protein STRICTOSIDINE SYNTHASE-LIKE 13-like, protein MEEKRKLQWRRGRDGIVQYPHLFFAALALALVVADPFGLSPLAGVDYRPVKHELAPYGEVMGSWPRDNASRLRRGRLEFVGEVFGPESIEFDLEGRGPYAGLADGRVVRWMGEETGWETFAVMNPYWSEEVCANGVNSTTRKQHEKEEFCGRPLGLRFHRETGELYVADAYYGLMVIGQSGGVASSIAREADGDRIRFANDLDVHRNGSVFFTDTSMRYSRKDHLNILLEGEGTGRLLRYDPETNAVHVVLKGLVFPNGVQISEDQQFLLFSETTNCRIMRYWLEGPRKGEVEVFANLPGFPDNVRSNGKGQFWVAIDCCRTPAQAVFAKRPWLRTLYFKFPLTLKMLTRRAAKRMHTVLALLDDEGRVVEVLEDRGREVMKLVSEVREVGRKLWIGTVAHNHIATIPYPLD, encoded by the exons ATGGAAGAGAAGAGGAAGCTGCAGTGGCGGCGAGGGCGTGACGGCATCGTGCAGTACCCTCACCTCTTCTTTGCGGCCCTGGCGCTGGCCCTCGTAGTCGCGGACCCGTTCGGCCTCAGTCCGCTGGCCGGGGTCGACTACCGGCCGGTGAAGCATGAGCTCGCGCCGTACGGGGAGGTCATGGGCAGCTGGCCCAGAGACAATGCCAGCCGGCTCAGGCGTGGGAGGCTGGAGTTCGTCGGCGAGGTGTTCGGGCCGGAGTCCATCGAGTTCGATCTCGAGGGCCGCGGACCGTACGCTGGCCTTGCCGACGGCCGCGTCGTGCGGTGGATGGGCGAGGAGACCGGGTGGGAGACGTTTGCCGTCATGAATCCTTACTG GTCAGAGGAAGTTTGTGCCAATGGAGTGAACTCAACGACGAGAAAGCAGCACGAGAAGGAGGAATTCTGCGGCCGGCCGCTCGGTCTGAGGTTCCACAGGGAGACCGGCGAGCTCTACGTCGCCGACGCGTACTACGGTCTGATGGTCATTGGCCAGAGCGGCGGCGTGGCGTCCTCCATCGCGAGGGAAGCCGACGGGGACCGCATCCGGTTCGCGAACGACCTCGATGTCCACAGGAATGGATCCGTATTCTTCACTGACACGAGCATGAGATACAGCAGAAA GGACCATTTGAACATCCTGTTAGAAGGAGAAGGCACCGGGAGGCTGCTCAGGTATGATCCAGAAACAAATGCCGTCCATGTCGTGCTCAAGGGGCTGGTCTTCCCAAACGGCGTGCAGATCTCAGAGGACCAACAGTTTCTTCTCTTCTCCGAGACAACAAATTGCAG GATAATGAGGTACTGGCTGGAAGGCCCAAGAAAGGGCGAGGTAGAGGTGTTCGCGAACCTGCCGGGCTTCCCCGACAACGTGCGCTCCAACGGCAAGGGCCAGTTCTGGGTGGCGATCGACTGCTGCCGGACGCCGGCGCAGGCGGTGTTCGCCAAGAGGCCGTGGCTCCGGACCCTCTACTTCAAGTTCCCGCTGACGCTCAAGATGCTCACGAGGAGGGCCGCCAAGAGGATGCACACGGTGCTGGCGCTCCTCGACGACGAGGGGCGCGTCGTCGAGGTGCTCGAGGACCGGGGCCGCGAGGTGATGAAGCTGGTGAGCGAGGTGCGGGAGGTGGGCCGCAAGCTGTGGATCGGAACCGTGGCGCACAACCACATCGCTACCATCCCCTACCCTTTGGACTAG